In Chryseobacterium camelliae, one DNA window encodes the following:
- a CDS encoding PAS domain-containing sensor histidine kinase: MYRPTRLENTDLLNILCLHAEHPVAVYTGEEIRIELANPAMLAAWGKPGSVVGLTLSEALPEISNQPFVGMLKEVWNTGVDNIGKAIPAELMVGGKLQLFYFDYSYVAVKNEEGAVYAIYHTAKDVTQEVLDQEELQVARKREELLEIEQTLNEELAAANEELQATNEELHATQESLNVLNQEFEARVAKRTSALSHSESRLRFLLSDAPIAIAVFQGRELIIESANKKVLEVWGKSEDVIGLPLHIAVPELIGQEFLQILDHVYISGKAWYGNEVKAFLKQKGKIEEVYCNFVYQPLKDELGKVNGIMLTAGIVTEQVLSRNKIQLLNEELLAINEELNKSQELLLASNTDLKISENRLNNILSNLHAPVVVLTGPDHVISTVNQALLKFWDRNKEEVLDRPMLEVFPELKNQIFPSLWKKVLEEGSMLQKREQQVIFKDKKTGGDRVLYVDYFYQPMTDLSGRITAVLATVLDVTEKVRSRKIVEEAEAKLRLAIESSELGTWFIDAESNTLTASERLKEIFGFYSDEEMPMEAALGQITPEFRESVTAELREALKSGGNIDMEYSIKGYRDGNIRWVRSTGKLYSGDIFTKANFSGTIQDITQKKLEEQRKDDFLSIASHELKTPITTLKGSLQLLSRYRDNMLHPMVVKLVDQANASVTKITGLIDDLLNTTRTNEGQLFLNYRSFNLYEMLETCCSHIRMREKYRLILHGNKDLYIEADEARIDQVVVNFVNNAVKYAPDQREIHLSVEESGGMVKVSVRDFGPGIPADKIPYLFDRYYRVDYSGVQYSGLGLGLYISAEIIKKHHGQIGVDSELGKGSTFWFTLPVRKV; encoded by the coding sequence ATACCGGGGTTGATAATATTGGAAAAGCCATCCCGGCAGAGTTGATGGTAGGTGGGAAACTTCAGTTGTTTTATTTTGATTATTCCTATGTTGCTGTTAAAAATGAAGAAGGAGCAGTGTATGCCATTTATCATACTGCAAAAGATGTCACCCAGGAAGTGCTTGATCAGGAAGAACTTCAGGTCGCGAGAAAACGCGAGGAACTTCTGGAAATAGAACAGACACTGAATGAGGAGCTTGCGGCAGCCAATGAAGAACTTCAGGCAACCAATGAGGAGCTTCATGCTACTCAGGAAAGTCTCAATGTTCTAAATCAGGAATTTGAGGCCAGGGTAGCCAAGCGTACGTCAGCACTTTCCCACTCAGAAAGCCGCCTGCGTTTCCTTTTATCGGATGCACCTATTGCCATAGCCGTTTTCCAAGGCAGGGAGCTCATCATAGAGTCGGCCAATAAAAAAGTGCTTGAAGTGTGGGGCAAATCGGAAGATGTTATAGGGTTGCCTCTGCATATCGCAGTTCCGGAACTTATCGGGCAGGAGTTTCTACAGATTCTGGATCATGTTTATATCAGCGGAAAAGCCTGGTACGGTAATGAGGTGAAAGCTTTTTTGAAACAGAAGGGGAAAATCGAGGAAGTCTATTGTAATTTTGTTTACCAGCCCCTCAAGGATGAGCTCGGGAAAGTCAATGGGATCATGCTTACAGCAGGCATAGTGACAGAACAGGTGCTGTCCAGAAATAAAATTCAGCTGCTGAATGAAGAGCTGCTTGCCATAAATGAGGAATTAAACAAATCCCAGGAACTTCTGCTGGCTTCAAATACAGATTTAAAAATCAGTGAGAACAGGCTTAATAATATCCTGAGCAATCTTCACGCACCGGTAGTAGTGTTAACAGGCCCAGACCATGTTATTTCCACCGTCAACCAGGCATTGCTCAAATTCTGGGATCGTAATAAGGAGGAAGTATTAGACAGGCCAATGCTTGAAGTATTCCCGGAACTTAAAAACCAGATTTTCCCATCGCTATGGAAAAAGGTGCTTGAAGAAGGATCAATGCTTCAAAAGCGCGAGCAGCAGGTGATATTCAAGGATAAGAAGACCGGTGGCGACCGGGTGTTATATGTAGATTACTTCTACCAGCCGATGACTGATCTCAGCGGGCGGATCACCGCTGTACTTGCCACGGTACTGGACGTAACTGAAAAGGTCAGGTCAAGGAAAATCGTTGAAGAGGCCGAAGCCAAACTCAGGCTTGCGATTGAGTCCTCTGAGCTTGGAACCTGGTTTATTGATGCAGAAAGTAATACCCTTACGGCATCTGAGAGGCTTAAGGAAATATTCGGCTTTTATTCTGATGAGGAAATGCCAATGGAGGCTGCGCTTGGGCAGATCACCCCGGAATTCAGGGAAAGTGTTACTGCTGAATTGCGCGAAGCATTGAAGTCAGGCGGTAATATAGACATGGAGTATTCCATTAAAGGGTACAGGGACGGCAATATCCGTTGGGTGCGCTCTACCGGCAAACTTTATAGCGGGGACATTTTTACCAAAGCCAATTTTTCAGGTACCATACAGGATATCACCCAGAAAAAACTGGAAGAGCAGCGTAAAGATGATTTCCTGAGTATTGCCAGCCACGAACTGAAAACACCGATTACCACCCTGAAAGGTTCGCTGCAGCTTCTAAGCCGTTACCGTGATAATATGCTTCATCCGATGGTTGTAAAACTGGTAGATCAGGCCAATGCCAGTGTAACGAAAATTACGGGGCTTATTGATGACCTCCTTAATACCACACGCACCAACGAAGGTCAGTTATTTCTCAACTACAGGTCCTTTAACCTCTACGAAATGCTTGAAACCTGTTGCAGCCACATCCGTATGAGGGAAAAGTACCGTTTGATTTTACATGGCAATAAAGACCTGTACATTGAAGCCGATGAAGCGCGTATTGATCAGGTAGTGGTCAACTTTGTGAATAATGCCGTTAAATATGCGCCTGATCAGCGTGAGATCCATCTTTCTGTGGAAGAATCAGGCGGCATGGTAAAGGTCTCCGTAAGAGATTTCGGACCGGGAATCCCGGCTGACAAAATTCCATATCTTTTTGACCGTTATTACCGTGTGGATTATTCCGGAGTACAGTATTCAGGGCTTGGGCTCGGGCTGTACATCAGTGCCGAAATCATTAAAAAGCACCATGGTCAAATAGGGGTCGACAGTGAACTGGGAAAAGGAAGTACTTTCTGGTTTACTTTACCGGTGCGCAAAGTATGA